Sequence from the Clostridium butyricum genome:
TTTGAAGAACTTTATAAATAAACTCAATGAATGTTGTATCAAATATTTTAAATACAGAATATAAGATTGTACCACCTGTAATAAGAATTGCTGCTGGTATTAATGCTGAGAATGAATCTGCAACACCTTGTGGAACACCTGCTGGCATCTTAATTCTTATATCTCTCTTCATAAACCAAGAATAAACTGCACCTACAATAAGTCCGATAATAATAGCAGTAACCATACCTTTTCCGCCAGTCCAATCCATAGGAATTACGCTTCCTACTTTTGTACCGTCTTCTGTTATAACGTATGAATTAGTAGTTAAACAAAATATTGAAAATGCAACAACTCCAGCTGATAAAGGTTCATAACCTTCATTCTTGGCATATGTATATGCTATACCAACACATGCAATCATCGCCATAATTCCCATTGTTGCCCCATTTGCTTGGAACAATGGAGCATCCCATCCTTTTGATGAAATAAAATCAGCTAATGGCTTATATGGAATTTGAGCTAATAGTAAGAAAACTGATCCTATTAATGTTAGTGGTAAAGTAAAAATGATACCGTCTTTTAATGCTACAACCGCCTTTAAATTTACAAACTTCATTATGGCAGGTACTACTTTTTCATTTAAAAATGATGACATATAAGTTCCCCCTTTAGTTTTAGTAAAATAAATTATAAAACAAATACGTATTTAGTTTATGAACTAATTATACAACATCAATTTATTTAAGTAATCATTTTCATTGGCTAAAATAACAGGTTTCAGCGCATTGTTCCTTTTCACAAAAAAGTAACAATATGTTTTTTTACATCTAATCTTGCAGTCATCCTGCTTTTAAAATTTAAATCTAAAAAATACATATAATTTCTTAATTTATAACTCTAAAAGAATCTTTTTGTTTTTTCTTAATTATTTAATAAATAAATTTCTATAAGTTTTAATTAAGAAAATATTATACTATTTTAGATAGAAATAAAAATGCAGCATTTGTAATCTTTATTATACAAACACTGCAATCATACATTATTTTTTACTTCTTATTTTTTCATTATATAATTTTCTGCCTACTGTTTCCAAAATGTACATTGGTGGTAAATGACTTGTAATGTCAATGGTACCTATTCTTTCTTCTGGGATATAATACGATATATTAAAATCTGACATCCTTGCTATTGTAGTATTCTCACTGTTAGTTATACTTGCTATAGTACATTTTTCTTTTTTGAATCTATTTATGGCACCAATTATCTCTACTGTTTCTCCTGATTCAGATAAAGCTATAACAAGGCCTCTTTTAAAGTTTTCACAATTCATTGGATAATACAAATCATCTATATATATACTGAACTTTCCTATTGAAGTAATATATCTTGACCCGTATTTTCCAACTATACCAGATAAACCTCCACCTAAAAATACTATATTATCATGTTCTTTGATAAGTTGACATAATCCGTTTATTTTATCTTTGAACTCATCACTAGCTAATCTTTTAAAATTATCTATTATAAAAGATGTGTCCTCATTTATTTTTCTATCCTCTTTACTATCCATATACATCTTGAATTTCAATTTAAATTCCGAAAATCCATCACAGTTTAATTTTCTACAAAACCTTAATACTGTAGTTGTTGACATATGTGCTTCATTTGCTAAATCCCGTATCTTCATGTACATTACTTTTTCACTATTTTTCATTATATATTCATATAATGATAATTCTAGTTCATTTAAGTTTTTTATCTCATCGCACTCAAACATCTCGTACCTCCATATATAAAAATACCTTCTATACAATTAGATTATATCAGATTAAGTGTATAATTAAATTATATTTTAATTATACACAGTTATCCTAGATGCGATTCTCAAGAAAAATATTATAAAATTTATAAATATATCTCAAAAGAAAAAATCAAGGATTCCATACTAAAATTAGTACGGAATCCTTGATTATATTAAACCATATCCCACTGAATCAAACCATATGCCCTAAACTCTACCCTTTTATTTGGATGCTACTTCATGAAAGCTAAATTTTAATAATTTCTATAAACTACAATTCTTCTCCATTAGTAGCAATAACATTCTTATACCAATCAAAAGATTTCTTCTTACTTCTATTTAATGTACCATTACCATCATTATCTTTATCAACATAGATAAATCCATAACGTTTCTTCATTTCACCTGTTGTAAATGAAACTAAATCAATACATCCCCAAGGAGTATATCCCATTAAATCTACACCATCAACTTCTATAGCTTTTTCCATTTCTTGAATATGAGCTTTTAAATATTCAATTCTGTAATCATCATTACAGCTTCCATCTTCTTCTTTAACATCAATTGCTCCAAATCCATTTTCAACAATAAATAGTGGTAATTCATATCTTTCATATAATGTATTTAATGAATATCTAAGACCTACAGGATCTATCTGCCAGCCCCAGTCACTTGCTTTAACATAAGGATTTTTTACACTTGCAGAGTGTCCTGAAAGTAAATCTTCTGTATTTTGAGCATCTGACTTTACTGCATTTGACATATAGTAACTGAATCCTATGTAATCAACTGTTCCTTCTTTTAAGATTTGTGCATCTTCTGGCTCCATCTTTATGTTATAACCTTTTCTTTCCCATTCCTTGATAGCATATGCACCATAATGTCCTCTTGCATGAACATCACTAAAGAAATATCTGTCATGCATTGCTTCAACTTGAAGCATCATATCATCTGGATTACAAGAATAAGGATATATTGGAACAAATGAAACCATACACCCTATTTTAAAATCAGGATTAATTTCATGTCCCTTTTTAACAACTAATGCACTTGCAACTAATTCATGATGTGCTGCTTGATACATTATCTCCTCTCTATTATCTCCTTCTTCATAAATAATTCCTGAACAAGTCCAAGGGAATATATCAACACCAATCTGCTTCTGATTATTTATTTCATTAAATGTCATCCAATACTTAACTTTATCTTTGTAACGTTCCATTACAGCTGTTGCATATCTTACAAACATGTCAATTACCTTACGGTTTCTCCATCCACCATAGTTCTTAACTATTCCGTATGGTATTTCAAAGTGTGATAATGTTATTACTGGTTCAATATTATATTTAAGAAGTTCATCAAACATATCATCATAAAACTTTAAACCTTCTTCATTTGGTTCAAGCTCATCTCCATTGGGAAATATTCTTGACCATGCAATTGAAGTTCTAAAGCACTTAAAGCCCATTTCAGCGAATAATGCTATATCTTCTTTATATCTGTGATAAAAATCTATCGCTTCATGATTTGGATAATTAAGTCCTTCAATAACGCCATCTGTAATTTCTCTTGGAACTCCGTGTGCTCCAGCAGTCATAACATCTGCTGTACTTGGTCCTTTCCCCCCTTCATTCCATCCACCTTCTAATTGATGTGCAGCCACTGCTCCACCCCATAAAAAATCTTTATTAAATGCCATAATTATTTCTCCTATTCTACTACGTATAATTACAATATAATTTAATCTTATATACTAATTTTAATTTGTTAATTTCTCTTTCACATGTTAATAAGAAATCCACCAATAAATCCACCGATTATAGCTGAAAGCATTATCCATTTAGAATTTCTTAAGCTGCCTCCTTGCATAATAGATGATATAAGTACTCCTATTCCAACGGCCCAAGCCATATCTATCCATATACTTCCACTCTGCTTTATAAGATGATTTTCTGCTCCATGATTTAATATCCACATGGTTCCTGGAATCAGCATTGCAGCTATAAAACCACCAAAGGCTCCGAGCAATGAAACAAACTTATCCCAATACATTATTACTCCAAATGAAAAGATAGCTGATCCAAAAATTGTTGTAAACGCTCCAAAACTATTCATATTATTCCCCCTGCTTTTGATGCCTTTTTATAATTCCTGCAACAACTCCAGCTATAGTTCCTCCAATTATTACACATATAAATGTTGGGGCGGAAGTAACTATACCTTCAAGACCATTTTTTAAAAAGTCTCTGCTAAATGAACATATAGCAACTGCAAATCCCATGTCAATAAATGCAGATTCTTTTCTATTTTCAACGATTCCTAAGTAATGATTAACATACCACAAAGTACCTGTTAATATAAATCCACATATCCATCCACCTTTAAGTCCAAGCCTTCTTGTAATTACTCCCCAAAGAGTATTTAATATTATTGCTGCAATTCCAAAACCTAATGTGCTTTTTAAAAACGATTTCATTGAAGTTTCATCACCCCATCCCCTTATAAAATTCATACCAACGAATTTCTTGAGTTAAGTATATCATCAATAAATTTATATTTCTTTACTTTTTATAACTTAGTGAAATTTATTACTATTTTGTTATTTGTTTTTTTATAAAACAGGTTGTTTTTTAAATTTATAATTAAATTTTTTTCTTGACTTGAAGTTAACTCCAAGTATTATACTTCAAATATAAACTAACAATTTTTAAAGAAAAGACTACTATTTTAACTAATGTAAAAACTAAATTTAAACCCATTAATAAAGATTGTAAATAAGATAATTTTAGGAGGATAACAAAACTATGTATTTAGAAAAAATCAATTCACCAGAAGATGTAAAGAATTTATCCATAAATGAAATGAACGAATTAAGTTCGGAAATTCGTCAAGTACTTCTTAAGAAGTTAAGTGAACACGGAGGACACATTGGTCCTAATCTTGGAATTGTGGAACTAACTGTTGCATTACATCATGTATTTAACTCACCACAAGATAAAATTGTTTATGATGTTTCTCATCAAAGTTATATTCACAAAATGCTTACTGGAAGAAGAGATGCATTTATTAACTCTGAAAAATATGATGATGTATCTGGTTATACAAATCCACACGAAAGCGAACACGACTTTTTTAATATAGGTCATACATCTACATCAGTAAGTCTTGCTTGTGGGCTCGCTAAAGCAAGAGATTTAAAAGATGAAAAAGATAATATAATTGCTATTATAGGTGATGGTTCATTAAGTGGCGGAGAAGCATTTGAAGGTTTAAACAATGCTGCTGAAGCTGGAACAAACATGATTATTATTGTAAATGATAATGATATGTCTATTGCAGAAAATCATGGTGGTCTATACAAGAATCTTAAAGAACTTAGAGATACAAATGGTAAGTCTGAATGTAACTTCTTCAAGTCAATGGGATTAGATTATTATTATGTAAATGACGGACACGATTTTGATCAACTTATAAGCGTATTTAACAAAGTTAAAGATACAGACCATCCAGTAGTTATTCACATTCATACAATTAAAGGAAAAGGATTTGAACTTGCTGAAACTAATAAAGAACAATGGCACTGGGGAATGCCTTTTGTACTAGAAACTGGTGATTCTAAATTCCCTATGGGTGATGCTGAAGATTATGGTGATCTTACAGCTAAATATTTATTAAATGAAATGAAACAAGACCCAACTGTAGCTGTTATTACTTCAGGAACTCCAGGAGTACTTGGTTTCTCTCCTAAAAGAAGAGCTGAAGCGGGCAGACAATTTATAGATGTTGGTATTGCAGAAGAACATGCTGTAGCTTTAGCTTCAGGAATGGCTGCAAATGGTGGAAAACCAGTTTATGGAGTATATAGTACATTCCTTCAAAGAACATACGATCAAATTTCACAAGATTTATGTATAAATAACAATCCAGCAGTTATACTAGTAACTCTAGCATCTGTTTATGGAATGAACGATGTTACGCATCTTGGATTATATGATATTGGTATGATGAGCAATATTCCTAACCTAGTATATCTTGCACCAACATGTAAAGAAGAATATTTTGCAATGCTTAAATGGAGTATGAATCAACAAGATCATCCAGTGGCTATCCGTATTCCAGCAATGGGTGTAATAAATAGTGGAAATGAAGATAATACAGATTATTCTGAGTTGAATAAATACCAAGTAACAAAACAAGGAAAAGATGTTGCTGTAATTGCACTTGGAGATTTCTATCAACTTGGTCAATCACTTGTTGAAAAACTTTCAAGTGAAAATGGTATTGAAGCTACTCTTATCAATCCAAAATATATAACTGGTCTTGATGAAGAATTACTTGAAACTTTGAAAAAAGAGCATAAACTTGTAATTACTCTTGAAGATGGTATTTTAGAAGGTGGATTTGGTGAAAGAATCGCTAGACACTACGGTTCTTCTGATGTAAAAGTATTAAATTATGGTATCAAAAAAGAATTCTTAGATCGTTATGTTCCAGATGAACTTATGAAGAAGAACAGAATTACACCTGAACAAATGGCAGAAGATATAATGAATATTTTAAAATAATCATTGTAAATAGCATATAAAAAATAAAAAAACAATCCAAAAGTATTTATACACAACTTTTGGATTGTTTTAATTCTAGTTTTTTTTTACTTTCGAAATCTTTCCCAAGATAATATTTAAATATTAATCTAAAAATTCATTATTATTCTTCTTAGATTCTTTCTTTCCCAAGATAATATTTAAACGTTAATTTATATATCCTTCTGATACTAAAAACTCATTAGCAACAACTTTAGGATCTCTGCCATTAACATCAACTTCATAATTTAATTTTCTCATTTTTTCATCTGTTATTTTATGTGACAGTAAATTTAATACTTCTTCAAGTTCTGGATGTTCTTTTAAAGTATCCATTCTTATTAAAGGCGCAGCATAATAAGGTGGAAAAAAGTTTTTATCATCTTCCAAAACTTTCAGACCAAATTTATCTAGTAGGCCATCTGTAGTAAATGCATCAATTACATCAGATTCGTTATTCATTAGAGCTGTATATCTCAATCCTCCATCGATTGGTTTAACTTTTTTAAAATTAATATTATATGCTTTATCTAAACCTAATAAACCATCTTCTCTATTAGCAAATTCTATGGTTGGACCCATTAAAAATTCTTCTGAAACCTTCTTTAAATCAGAAATACTTTTTAAATTATATTTTTCTGCTGTATCTTTCCTTACTACTAATGCATAAGTGTTATTAAATCCAAGTGGATCTAAAAATTCTATGTTTTCTTTCTCTTTAAATATTTCATTAACTTTATCATATACTTCATCTGGATTAGTATTTCCATCCTTTATATCTAACAAATTAACATAGGCAGTTCCAGTATACTCTACATATAAATCCACACTTCCAGACTTTAAAGCAGAATACGCAACTTGAGTACCACCTAAATTAAGTTTAGTTTCCACATCTATATCAGTTTTAGCTTCTATTAATTGTTCTAGCATATTACCTAAAATAATTTGCTCTGTAAAATTTTTAGATGCTATAACTATTTTATTACTTGATTTGTTAAAAACATTGGTAGAAAATAATAAAATTATAATTAAAATTAGACTTGTAACTAATGCTATAATCTTATTTTTTTTATTTTTTCCCTTATTCCCTCTTTTAACCTTCATAGTACCATCTGATTTTCTTATACCATTAGGCATTACAGCATATTCAATTTTAGATGTTATATAATCAATTATTAAAGCAAGTATTGCTGCTGGTATTGCTCCAAATAATATTAGATTATTATCTACAGTTTGAATTCCTGAGAATACAAGATATCCAAGCCCTCCAGCTCCAACAAAGGCTGCAATAGTCATAAGACCTACAGCAGTAACTCCTGAAATTCTTATTCCTGCCATTATCATTGGCATTGCCAATGGAATCTTCACTATTTTTAATATCTGTATGTTTGTCATACCAACACCTTTTGCTGACTCTATCATATCTGGATTTATATTACTAATTCCCGTGTAAGTATTCTTTATAATTGGTAACATTGAGTACAAAACAACCATAATTATGGCTGGTACTGACCCAATTCCCACTACTGGTATTAAAAATCCTAATATAGCCAAACTAGGTATCGCTTGTACAAGATTTGCAAATCCAATTACGATTTTAGCTAACTTTTTATAGTTAGTTATAAATATTCCTAAAGGTACCCCAATAACTACAGCAATTAAAACTGCTAACAATGTTAACTGTATATGTTCTAATAAAAGGGAAATAACCTCACTTTTCTTTAAATATAGATTCATAAAAAAGTCACTCATTAATTATCACCTCCAATATCTATATATTGACTGCTCAATACTGAAATCAGAGTACTTCTTGTTACAAGTCCCATAAGCTTTCCATTTTCATTGCATACTGGTAAATATCCACGCTTTAATCCTGTGAACTTTTCAAGTAAATCTAACAAATTAGTATCCTCTGTAACATATTCAGGTGAACGTCTCATTACCTCACCAACTAATATTGATTTATTATCAATCTTTTGTATGTCTGATAATGTAACATAACCTAGCAGCATTCCTTCTTTATCTACTATCAGTAAACTATCTACTGTCTTTTCTCTCATAATTTCCCTTGCTTGAAGAAGACTTCTTTTTATCGAAACTGTAGCAGGTCTATTTATCATTACATCTTCTGCTTTTATAAATTCTGGCTTAGCCCAAATTTTATTTTTACCTACAAATTCTTCAACATAATCATTTTCGGGATTTTTTAATATATTTTCAGGAGTATCATACTGAATTATTTTTCCATCTTTAAGTATACAAATCATATCTGCAATATTAATTGCCTCATCCATATCATGGGTGACAAAAACAATTGTTTTATTATATTCTTTTTGTATATTAAAAAGCTGTTCTTGAAGTTCAGTTCTAGTAATTGGATCTAAAGCACTAAATGGCTCATCCATTAAAATTATTTCTGCATCTGTTGCAAAAGCTCTTGCAACTCCTACTCTTTGTTGTTGTCCACCACTTAACTCTGCTGGATATCTATAAAGATATTCGTTAGGATCAAGTCCTACCATGTTTAACAATTCAATAGTCTTTTTTTCTATTTTTCTCTCTGATATTTTCATCAACCTTGGTATAATTTCAATATTTTCCTTAACTGTCATATGAGGAAACAGTCCAGTCTGTTGAATAACATACCCAATACCTCTTCTTAATTTAATGGGATCCATCTTATTTATATCTTTCCCATTTATCAATATTTCTCCTTCTGTTATTGAAATGAGCCTATTTATCATCTTTAATAAAGTTGTTTTTCCACACCCACTTGCTCCAATTAATACTACTAACTTA
This genomic interval carries:
- a CDS encoding MurR/RpiR family transcriptional regulator, with protein sequence MFECDEIKNLNELELSLYEYIMKNSEKVMYMKIRDLANEAHMSTTTVLRFCRKLNCDGFSEFKLKFKMYMDSKEDRKINEDTSFIIDNFKRLASDEFKDKINGLCQLIKEHDNIVFLGGGLSGIVGKYGSRYITSIGKFSIYIDDLYYPMNCENFKRGLVIALSESGETVEIIGAINRFKKEKCTIASITNSENTTIARMSDFNISYYIPEERIGTIDITSHLPPMYILETVGRKLYNEKIRSKK
- a CDS encoding 6-phospho-beta-glucosidase — translated: MAFNKDFLWGGAVAAHQLEGGWNEGGKGPSTADVMTAGAHGVPREITDGVIEGLNYPNHEAIDFYHRYKEDIALFAEMGFKCFRTSIAWSRIFPNGDELEPNEEGLKFYDDMFDELLKYNIEPVITLSHFEIPYGIVKNYGGWRNRKVIDMFVRYATAVMERYKDKVKYWMTFNEINNQKQIGVDIFPWTCSGIIYEEGDNREEIMYQAAHHELVASALVVKKGHEINPDFKIGCMVSFVPIYPYSCNPDDMMLQVEAMHDRYFFSDVHARGHYGAYAIKEWERKGYNIKMEPEDAQILKEGTVDYIGFSYYMSNAVKSDAQNTEDLLSGHSASVKNPYVKASDWGWQIDPVGLRYSLNTLYERYELPLFIVENGFGAIDVKEEDGSCNDDYRIEYLKAHIQEMEKAIEVDGVDLMGYTPWGCIDLVSFTTGEMKKRYGFIYVDKDNDGNGTLNRSKKKSFDWYKNVIATNGEEL
- a CDS encoding Lin0368 family putative glycerol transporter subunit, with translation MNSFGAFTTIFGSAIFSFGVIMYWDKFVSLLGAFGGFIAAMLIPGTMWILNHGAENHLIKQSGSIWIDMAWAVGIGVLISSIMQGGSLRNSKWIMLSAIIGGFIGGFLINM
- a CDS encoding Lin0368 family putative glycerol transporter subunit, which encodes MNFIRGWGDETSMKSFLKSTLGFGIAAIILNTLWGVITRRLGLKGGWICGFILTGTLWYVNHYLGIVENRKESAFIDMGFAVAICSFSRDFLKNGLEGIVTSAPTFICVIIGGTIAGVVAGIIKRHQKQGE
- a CDS encoding 1-deoxy-D-xylulose-5-phosphate synthase; translated protein: MYLEKINSPEDVKNLSINEMNELSSEIRQVLLKKLSEHGGHIGPNLGIVELTVALHHVFNSPQDKIVYDVSHQSYIHKMLTGRRDAFINSEKYDDVSGYTNPHESEHDFFNIGHTSTSVSLACGLAKARDLKDEKDNIIAIIGDGSLSGGEAFEGLNNAAEAGTNMIIIVNDNDMSIAENHGGLYKNLKELRDTNGKSECNFFKSMGLDYYYVNDGHDFDQLISVFNKVKDTDHPVVIHIHTIKGKGFELAETNKEQWHWGMPFVLETGDSKFPMGDAEDYGDLTAKYLLNEMKQDPTVAVITSGTPGVLGFSPKRRAEAGRQFIDVGIAEEHAVALASGMAANGGKPVYGVYSTFLQRTYDQISQDLCINNNPAVILVTLASVYGMNDVTHLGLYDIGMMSNIPNLVYLAPTCKEEYFAMLKWSMNQQDHPVAIRIPAMGVINSGNEDNTDYSELNKYQVTKQGKDVAVIALGDFYQLGQSLVEKLSSENGIEATLINPKYITGLDEELLETLKKEHKLVITLEDGILEGGFGERIARHYGSSDVKVLNYGIKKEFLDRYVPDELMKKNRITPEQMAEDIMNILK
- a CDS encoding glycine betaine ABC transporter substrate-binding protein → MSDFFMNLYLKKSEVISLLLEHIQLTLLAVLIAVVIGVPLGIFITNYKKLAKIVIGFANLVQAIPSLAILGFLIPVVGIGSVPAIIMVVLYSMLPIIKNTYTGISNINPDMIESAKGVGMTNIQILKIVKIPLAMPMIMAGIRISGVTAVGLMTIAAFVGAGGLGYLVFSGIQTVDNNLILFGAIPAAILALIIDYITSKIEYAVMPNGIRKSDGTMKVKRGNKGKNKKNKIIALVTSLILIIILLFSTNVFNKSSNKIVIASKNFTEQIILGNMLEQLIEAKTDIDVETKLNLGGTQVAYSALKSGSVDLYVEYTGTAYVNLLDIKDGNTNPDEVYDKVNEIFKEKENIEFLDPLGFNNTYALVVRKDTAEKYNLKSISDLKKVSEEFLMGPTIEFANREDGLLGLDKAYNINFKKVKPIDGGLRYTALMNNESDVIDAFTTDGLLDKFGLKVLEDDKNFFPPYYAAPLIRMDTLKEHPELEEVLNLLSHKITDEKMRKLNYEVDVNGRDPKVVANEFLVSEGYIN
- a CDS encoding ABC transporter ATP-binding protein; translation: MIEFKNIKKSYKSKIILENFNLSIDSGKLVVLIGASGCGKTTLLKMINRLISITEGEILINGKDINKMDPIKLRRGIGYVIQQTGLFPHMTVKENIEIIPRLMKISERKIEKKTIELLNMVGLDPNEYLYRYPAELSGGQQQRVGVARAFATDAEIILMDEPFSALDPITRTELQEQLFNIQKEYNKTIVFVTHDMDEAINIADMICILKDGKIIQYDTPENILKNPENDYVEEFVGKNKIWAKPEFIKAEDVMINRPATVSIKRSLLQAREIMREKTVDSLLIVDKEGMLLGYVTLSDIQKIDNKSILVGEVMRRSPEYVTEDTNLLDLLEKFTGLKRGYLPVCNENGKLMGLVTRSTLISVLSSQYIDIGGDN